Genomic segment of Hoplias malabaricus isolate fHopMal1 chromosome 14, fHopMal1.hap1, whole genome shotgun sequence:
CGTCTTTAGTCATGCAAAGGAACAAAAACTGGCACAGCCATTCTTTACATCATAAAGCATTATAAATAGCACACGACAATCCACCAACTCCAACTCGAGACACTCTGTTATGCATggatcaaaaaaataaaatagaataaaataaaataaaaagattatCGTAcaaactctccctctctcgctgaACGTTGACCCATTCACAGTGTCAGAAGGCAGCACTAATAATGTCTAATACTGCCTCTGCTCTCTAACGGCCCCTGTCCCTAGTCCCAAAGTACACACTTATGGTTTGTGTACATGTAGAGTTCAATAGATCTGAATCACATTAATCATACACTCAATTCATACCTTCCCCAACACCACACTGACGTGACACTGAGGCATTCCAGAGTTCAACATGATGGTGCACTGTTTTGGAAACCTTCCCATccaccaaaaataaaataatataaattaaaataaaataaaataaaataaaataaaaaatgtgtgtgagggtgCACTTTTGTTCAATTCAGAAATAAGTCTTCATCCCCAGTGTAGCCTTTGGGAATTCTCTCAACCTATCAGGGGTTTGCCAGGTTTAGTGGGTGTGAAAGACCAGAAAACTCACCACAAACGTGCTGGATAATGTGCCATAGTGCCCCACTCCTGCAGTAACTGCACTGATCAAACCTCTATTGGATCCCTGCTGCCTATAAGGGGCACTATATACGTTATGCAATCTGTAGCGAACTGCTCAGACATCACTAAACTCCAAAAGACACTTGAAAGTCATATTATGCACTGTTCGGATGCAGGACTTGATCACAGTAATTTAGGACACATGTAGTGCACTAGGTAGGGTGTAGGGAGACCAGGAGATTCAACTAAACAGTGCTACAGAGCCCCCTGGTGGCCAGACAAGAACCCATTAGTCCCATTTTCAGGCCCTCAGCTTTGGAGTGTTCCCTGCTCCCACCAGCACATGCCAAGACCACAGGACCCTCTGGGAAATAACACAATTTtgcattaaatatttgtaaCTGCAGAAGTTGTTGCCATGTAAGATAACCATGTAAATAAATTGTATGTGAAGCTAGCACTATTTACTAGTCTGTAACAACAAAATTGACCTCAAATTAGCTTAACGTGATCTTACATCAGCAGAAAAGTCAGTTCTTACAGCAATGTTAAAACTGACTTCTATTTAGTTGTTCAATGTGTTATTCATTCTACCGCTACTGTGTGATATATTATAAATACTACATTATTTTTACAGATTAAAGCACTTTCATTGCTTTAATAGGTGCAGCTATATTGGAAAGCCATGGACATGCAAGCAGGtctaaatgaacacacacacacaagcacttgaCCACAATATGGGACCATACACAATCATTCTGTCAGGTTTAGATCAGCagattaaattaattcattcattatctgtaagcgcttatccagttccgggtcacggtgggtccagagcctacctggaatcattgggcgcaaggcgggaatacaccctggagggggcgccagtccttcacaggacaacacacacgctcacacattcactcacacactcacacctacggacacttttgagtcgccaattcacctaacaacgtgtgtttttggactgtgggaggaaaccggagcacccggaggaaacccacgcagacacagggagaacacaccacactcctcacagacagtcacccggagcgggaatcgaacccacaacctgcaagtccctggagctgtgtgactgcgacactacctgctacaccacaaATTAAATtgtagaataaaatattttctttatgaATATTAAAACCTAATTTTCATTACCCACACTTCATTTCACAGTCCCATAATGTCCCTCTGCATTGTGGTTGTGTCTGAGGTTGTGTCACACCtcatcagaaaacacacacatgaaacTAAATGAAAATGAGCAACAGCTTCCGTTTTCTAAACTCACAGGCTTCAATCTTCAATTCCCCCAATGGCCTGTACCTCACGGAGCATTGTGATTAGTTTGAAGTGGGAGCAGAACGCTGCCATAAGCAGGTTTGTGTCCAGCAGTTGGTACGACTGAGTGGCATCTTGTTTTGAACGGTTTTAAATGTTTGGTACTTTTCTGACTATTACAAATGCTTCAGGCGTTGACAGGGAGTCATGACCACAACTGGCACATCTCAAAACAAACAGGCCAATTTATTACTATTACATTTACTCCATTCGGGTTGCAATTTCATGATATACATACGGCAGCCAGGTAAAGGCACTCACTATATTTGAACGCAGCTGTTACACCTTTATCCAAATAAGAAAGCCTTATTATATATTGATTCTTGATGTTCAAAAGCCATGTACTTTGATGATTTGTTCTTTAATACTTAGAAAATGCCAGCGTGGTGAATAATgtttatatacaaataaatatatgacaTTATATGTTTGGTCCATAGAAATAcgccaatgtgtttttgtgttctttAAAGATGTTAGAATTAAATCAATCATGTCCGATACATCCTACTTTCAATGATATTCTACGGCATTTTAATGATGTTTTCAACTGTTTGGGCTTCCCtttattgttgttgtagtttttcTTTTGCGTTTCCTGCAGACGGAACACACCTCTGCGCAGCTTTTACTGTGGGGTAAGTGACAGGCAGCTAGTGGTGAGGAGCAGTGGGTGGGAGGGATGGAGTGGTTTCACTTCTAGTGGTTTCAGGGTCACACTGAGAGAATAGAATATAGAGGAGAGCAAAGTCTACATCTACAGACAGCACAAAACACTAACATCATATAAAAACACGAGAGAAATTTACATGGATTCAGTTacagagagagtgtatgtgtgtatttgcatCTGTGTGGTGCAATTAGACAATGCACAAcaatttgtgaatgtgtgtgtgtgtgtgtgtgtgtgtgtgtttagcagtACTTGTGCATGGTTTAGAACACTCCTCCATTTGGAATCTTAGCCACAATTGTTCAAAATGACATCATCCTCTTCTGTAAGTTCTCAGCTGGTCCTTTGTCTTCATAAAAATGCCCACGTAGATAATTATTgcattggtttgtgtgtgtgtttgtgtttgtttgtgtgtgtggtccgtGTTCAGCTTAAAAGGAGTGTTTATATACCATGTCTGTTGCTGTGCTAGCTggatgtgtatgtatgtgtgtgtgcacgagagagacagagtgtgtgtgtgtgtagttgtgcgTGTTTGGGGGTATTTTTATCTGATTGGGTGTACTAGCAGTGGAGACCAATGACCATATACATGAGTAGACAGCATGGCACCTCTGACTGGCGCTGCACAATTTCAAAGATGAAATGAGTGAACTCATCTGCATGTGTTAGTCTTAAGTATCACTCATTTGAAAGATTCTGATATGATTCAGATGTTGTGCATCTCTAGCGCAAACAACTgcaaattatatataaacactgcCAAACATTACAAAGTTACAAGGCTTTCTCTTGCAAGAGAAAATGCCCGTCCACAACTCAACCCATAGCTATAAACCATCACACCAAATGTGCCCTTATAAATATCAGTGGATAGATTATTGGGACATAGTgtggaaataaaaaaagtgaGAGGATGTCTCACAGGGCTGATTCTGCTGCTTGCCACTAGAGGGGGTCAGAGACAGGTTGAATTCACTTCTCAACTTAAATCCTCCTAACATGTATAGGGTCATAGGCAGGGTCAGTAGGGAAGGTAATTTGGGCAGTTTACCTGGGCCACAGGAATTAAGGAAACTGGGAAGCAGAAGCAATAGAATGCTGTCGATGGAGTTATAGTGTCTAGAGTTGTGTTAGCTATTAAATAGTCACTAAATTAAGATGTACTGTGCAGATTTGTCCAACTCCAGtgatctctctctttcatcatTCTCAGTCTCTCTTCCTCCAAACTCTTTCCATCCCTCGTTACTCTCCTGCACTCCGAGGCGCTCGGAGAGAGGGTCTGCCATCGTGTGTTCGGCGGTTCCTCCCCTTCCTCACCTCTTTCAGATGCTTCCACTTCTTGTGTGCTGTCTGAATGGAGTCAATAGGCGGAGCTGCATTGGCTGCATCTGCCATGCTTTTGCCTGATTGGCTGTGCTTACGGGACCACACCTGCTCACAAATCTGGTCAACCGTGCTCAGGTTGGGATGATCGACCAGCTGCATGAAGTCCCTGTACCACAGCTTCTGATTGGTGGAGGAATGTCCTTGGCTGTGGCCGGGGCTGTGAGAGTTTGGGACTGGTGGGGCGGGGCCTGTAGAGGACACGACCTCCAGTGTGATGCCCAGGAGCGTTTGGGTAAATCCGTGCTCCATCGCATGGCACTGGTACACACCTCCGTCTCTACGCAACACACGGCGCACCAACAGGCCACGGTCAGTCTGCAGGATGCGGTCATCTAGACGCAACTGTGAACAAACACAGAAGCAGAAGCTGAATTTTGGGATATGGGCTCATACGTATATACCAtatgcattttatatatatacatatgttttATTATGTATCGTTGCTGTATGGCTTGTTGTTCATGTGCTTTATGCTCACAGTCATATCTAAGCCGCAGGAACGTTTAACAAAATTCTCCATCTTTTCATCTAATCTCTTTGAAACCCaggagaaactacagtggaGTTCTCTTTGCATTTTGTTCTTTCCTGTGGGTCCTGGACATGTATTAAAACGTTAACACTGTCATACGCCTACAGAAAAGACTATGAAATTCTCACCCTTTCTGGGTGGGTGCAGTCAGACGGAGAGTTGGAAGATCattaattaaaaagagagaaccACATTTATCATTTCTTATCAAACTTGTCTTCTCTCTTTCCACCTCTTCCATGCTCCATTTCTCCTCCTGCCTACCGCAGTCTTCTCTGTTCTTTATCAGTCTCATCCCTCTTTCACTCAATTACAGCCTTCTGCTGTCTGCTCATCTCTTTCAttattttctcctttctcttttgTCCTCTAATCTTCTCCTCCCACCATCTTGCTTGTCCGTCCTTTTCTGCCTCATATCTCATATAATTCTTCCAGCTTTttgtctttcattctttctttgtaTCTACCGTTCAGTCTTTTctatttctcctttctctccagTGTTTCTCACCTCTTCTCGTGGGTTGTTGGGGTGTCTCTGGTAGGTCCAGGTGACCTGGGCCTGCAGTGATTTGGGGATACACTCCAGAAAAGAGCTGCTGCCTTCCACCGCATACAGCTTCTTCTCCAGAACACGTTGCTTCTGGTGGTCTATGCAACACAATGTCAAGTATGTTTTTAGCCTTTCTGTTGGATCCTATTCTGACTGTATTTAAGATAAGAGTGTAGATGAACATAGTGTGACGTCTAGAGCAGCAGTGTGGTCCGTCATTTTGAGTATTGTGTAGTATAAAACAAACAGGGGGTTAGTCTAATATGTGACATGTACAGTGTACACACTAATGGTTTACATCACTGCCCCCTAGGGGATAATGAACAATAATACAGTCTCACCTCCTGAACACAGTGTGTTAGGGTCACCATTCCTTACATCTTGGCGACGGAAGCGCCTACGTAAACACACATATTTCAATGAACATAAGAAATTaacatgaatataaatgtattctAATTTCTAGATTGCACTGAATACTAGGGCTAGACATTTACTGTTAGTTCACTATATAATATGCATCAAGATGCAAGTGGAAATAAATCCATATAACAACAACTAAACAATGTTTGAGCAGATGCTCtcacagaaaacaaatgaatgtaCTGTTACTGTAAGTTCATCTGCAGATCTGACCTATTTTGCCATGATAAATGGGTAACCAAAGCCCTATGAGATTTACAGGCTTTTAATAGCGATTAACACCTAAAGACACAAAGTAGGTTATGTACTGATTGAACTACAGTATAATACGAATATAAggattaataaacaaacaaatattggTCCAAAGATGCAGTGCACAGTATCAGAGCAAAATGAAGTGTTAGTGAAGAATGAGGATCAACAGTTATAAACATATaacatattataaacatatCGCCTGGGTGGCTCTACGCAGCTCATGTGTGGACTCAGCACGTTTAGTACAGTATTAGGGTTAAAAAATTAAGCTGAAGCAGTGTACCGTTTGGTGTTGGGCAGGTAGCGTGTGCATGCGTGTCCATCCCAGGCGCAGTAAGGGTCTCGCGCCAAACAGCACTCAGCACACGCTTTACCATACATACTGCAGCGATGAAGAGGCACCTGAGCAAGGCCTGTATCAGAGCCCACGTAGAGCTGTTGCtgcagggagagagacagagcgagagttACTGAAATGAGCCTCGTCATTTGTTAAATACCTGTAATGAGGAATGGACAAGGACACACAAGGACACACTTTCATTAGTTAGAAATCTAATCTGGGAATCTAGAAAGCTACTCATCTTGTCATAGTCTGATTGCCTCTTTTATCTTAGATCTTAATCCGTGTAATTTCTCACCGTGTTCATTTAGTGCAGTGTTTATGGGCCTTTGTTGGTGCTGTTGCTGATGCTGCTGTTATCGTGTTATTGTCCAAATGAGAAATGTCCCCAGGGCCCATAGCTCTCTCTGTACTAATACTGATACCTGTTAATACCTCCTCTGACCTGAGCAGTGGGCATGGGGAGGGGAGCAGAACTGCtgttattaaatgtaaatttgtgCAATCTTTATCTCACCCCAGATGAAGTCATTTACAAAGTagttacaaagaaaaaaaactagtCATGGATGTCCATAGCTTAATGCTAGGCATTGACTCGGATTGATTATCAGATACATCACACAGCTCTGAGTTGCTGAGTAATATTAAATAGACCTGCTTATCTTCATCTCTAATAGACTGTTGCttataaaacagacaaaagcacagacaaaaattctgtgattttttttttcttcaaaggCAAAGGTCATTGAAAAAACTCTTGAAGCTTAAGACCTGAGGCAGTAGGGCATTATTCATTCTACACACACTTCGGCCCCTGCTATAAGTTATTAAAGAGCTGCAGTGGGAGATGGAAGCAACTTACTCGTTTGGAGGAGATCTGCATGTTGATGATCGATGAAGagtcctgcagagagagagagagagagagatggggaaaaATATGAGGCTGTtttcacactcaaacacacactaacaaatgcTGACCTTGATGTGTAGCTGAGCACTGAAAAATACTGTATCCGTTTGATTTATGTGATGTATTCTTAACAGATTATTAAAGTTAAAtataatcaataataataagtaatgTAGAATGACATAGATCAATATATTGATGTCCCAGTATATCTCTCAGCCCTACCTTGAAGACCTGCAGCTCCTCAAGTAGCAGTTCCGTATTGCTCCATCCTCCCTTGGGCACAGAGATCACCTTCAGCACTGTGCCAACAtctaaagaaagaaaacaaatacagggGTAAATAACCAGCACTTTTAAACATACAGAGACACAGGCAGGATGCATCCAATACCTGTGCCAATACAATTAAATATTCCAACACTATTCTAAAAGCTAGCTTTCTATAAACTTTTGCAGTGCACTGTGAAACACAGCAGGATTCTCTCTGACCTGTTCCGATGAACATGACGTCATAGTGACCATCGGCTGCGTTGACACGGTCCACTGCGATCTGTGTGAAGCTGTAGGGTATTCCCGTACGCAGGAAGAGTGGGCGACCCCCCAGAGGAGTTACGGGATTATACATCAATGGGTGATGACGAGCAAACTGGATCACATTATCGGGGAAACCTTTTGTGGACTCGAAACTGCCGAACGTCTTACTCGGGCACTAAGCAACAAGCGAATACAAAGGGACAGTGAAAGTGTGAAgagaaaatatatgaaaacaaatgttgtttacacTATATTCTTATTATACATTATCTCAAAGGTAAGTCATTACACATGGCATTAATGATAGGATTGGGATAAACACCTGGGCTAGGATATTAGTTTTTTGGCTGAGGCTAAGTTTAAGTGATTCTTAGGGAAAGTTACGGTTACTAGTTAAAGGAACAGTCCCATTCAAAATAATGTAATCACTTTATTTGCAATTATTttaaactgtatatttattacAATACAATTACATCTACACAATATATCAAAAATATGTGGGGAATAAGACAAAGCTATTAAACAATGAATAATATGGTGTGTTCTATATACAAATTTTATTATaacaaattttaattaaattataactTAATTCTtaatattaaaggctaagcactaaagtgtcaaacaaataaatacagtggaatttgagttcctaacttgtgtttattgatagtcagaaaacatgttatttcttactaattcaaggaataaggtttaaaagaccgtcccccccaacggtgttcggaaactctaataggcgtcttgcctgtgacgtagatggtggacaacaactctagaagtcgcacttaatttaatgcaaaatgtcgaaaaggtgtgttgtttttggctgcaatcattcaatgtacagtgggacatctgtgcacaaatggcccaaagatcccaaaatatccagagaaTAGACTAAacttgtcaactttaaacgggcactttggaaaggaccatccgctcactccattatctgtagctcatttcactggcgctgttccaacaatatgggcatgtaaggacaccaatgaaaggtgttcaagagcctctgtaacatggaggtaaacagggtaaggacactcacttcgcctgttttagttggtgttagttaacgttagcttgacttgctaaactcggtggctcagattatactcggctacgtagctgcattacggaggtttatagtgtatagagttcgacttcgatcacatgtACAAGAaaaacggtacctctaaatttgagtttagcttattgctaggctattgtcatgaataatgttggttatttagctagatactgtcataacagtcagtcataatggtgttttaccgcagcgttgttcagctgttgtccaccagtgacgtcacggttgcgttcaagaatttccgtagcgagctcgggtttttccgtcaatttaataaaattgtcagttttaaagcaaattaagctgctatttacattttaattcatacatatatatgtcagtaactaagataatgtgaaatattcatggaggtccattaagtggtgcttagcctttaagctcAACTGTTCACTATTtaggatttttttaaaaagaaagttTAGCTTCAAATGATTACACTGAATTAGTTTTATAGGATCATTTTTTCAACAAAATCATGAttattgttttgaaaacattgaTTCAGAATATTTGAATTGTAGGGTAATTTAAAAACAAGGTGAATCTCTAAAGCCCTGCACTAACAGTCATTTCTGGTGCTTGTAAGGCCCTTACCATGCCTGGTCGTGGGTAGGGGACTTTGCCCTGATATGGCACCCACTGATAATTGGGTCCCTCTTTATGGGCAAACGGCCCCAGAAAGGCCCTGCGTATATCATTCATGgtgtacaaacacacagctgAGCCTCGGAATACACtactgtgagagagaaagacatcaCGCTGTTAATACGCTGCAGGAAGATTAGCAGAAACACTTCATACAGGAGATCAATATTATGATCTCAGGCTGTGCTTTGAATTAATAAAGCCTTCTCTGCACGGGCAAAGTATTGAATGACCCTTGATGACCTCTGACCTGGAAGTAGAGAAGACGGTGTAGACCAGCGGATTCTTCCTATCTCTGGTCTGCAGCAGGAACACGTCCCCTAAAGGGAGATACCAAGGTCAAAGGTCAAGTAAATATAGCCCCAAGTCACCAGACCTTAAACTGACACTGAGGACTCCTGCCGCATGAGCATATGACTGAGCGAGgttaatgactgtgtgtgtgtgtggttttatattttaaaacaacactgaCTTGGATTGCATAATTACTTCAAACTCAAGTTATCTAGGGGCCACCAGCCAGGTGTTATTTTAGGTGTTATTCTCAGAAAAGAACTGGTTTAAAGAATATGTGGCTCCAGGAATTTGTAGCAGTTCCTTGGCTGTTTATTAACATGAATGTCAgtacaaacaataaaaactattattcttcttattattattatttatttttattattatctggATAACATACCTGCTGAATGGCAGTGAGGTCAATGAGAGTTTAGTGTTGAAATCCAATTGTTAATTCCATGCTGTTAGGGGCTATTTCTTTCAAATTCTGAAATTCTAACAAGCTGCAACCACAAAGGCAGTAGGAACTAACTGTGCACTTGCACtgaactttaaaaaacacataatTTGATAGGCTcctgggtcctggaggttgtgggttaaagtcccACTCTGGGGAAATGTCTATGagaagtttgatgtgttctcccagtgtctgcgtgggttttctccgggtgctccggtttcctcccacggtccaaaaacacacgttgtaggtggattggcggctcaagggtgtccataggtgtttgTTGTCCTGTGAGGGAGTAGCGACAAAcgccggggtgtgttcctgccttgtgcggTTACAGACCATGACTGAACGATACAATGCACGCAGTAGCCTCAGTCACAGACTCTGTAAGATGAACTAAATGTACACactatatgtatgtatttagaTTTAGAAGTATTAAAATATGATTGTGTTCTTACTGAGCTCATcaaaatgtgtttcactgccgTCATTGCCCGGTACAGAGCAGACCAGTCGAGTCTTCAGAAATGTTGTCCACTTGTTCACCAAACTACGCTGTCCTCCCATGTCATtctaaaagacacacacacacacacacacacacacacacacacactcgtactgaatgttttttttttttgtgtgttcttaGGAACCCAAGCACAAACAAATCAATTCTAATTAGCCAATCAGTGCTTAGCTCCAAAGAAGTCTCAGCAAAGCTGCTAAGCTGGCTGCTTACCCGGCACAGCTGGCCAATCCGAGCATAGGTGACCTTGCCAAAGCCTTGAGCTTCAACAGCAGTTTCtcggaagaagaagaagactttGTCATCATCAGGGTTTTCACTCTCTGGGACTGCAAAAGCACCAATAAACTTTGGTTCTggaatacacacaaacacaaacactacataAGAGATGCTGAACTGGCTTCTTTCTGGTATCAGCTGCTTCAACTATTCGAAGACCTCATTGAGCAAGTTCTTGATAGATTTACTGTAGAGCTCTGAAACCCATAAACATGAGTGCACCCACAAACAGAGATGTGCACAACAAGGCTTGCACagctatttgttttttgttgttgactAGTCAAAAGTCATTAATTCCCATCAGTAAAGGAAGACGAAATCAAAACAAGTGCTCCAGACTGTGCACTTCAAAGACATCAGCCTGTTCTCTGTTTACTGTGACTCAATTGGCTTTGTTAGCTTTTTTTTGTTGAGGAGGTATTGCAGAGCAGAAATCCACTGTGGTCGTTTACACCTTACAGTAACGTGTTGGGTTGCATTTAAGGAAACTAATCATCTACATCATAGGAAGATAAAGACTTGTAGATGCTGTGATTTCTGCAGTTTTCAGTGTCGCTGTTGTGCAG
This window contains:
- the sema3b gene encoding semaphorin-3B, which produces MDCVNYVKVLHHFNRTHLYVCGTGAFHPTCAYAEVGQKLEDHVFRIDPSLVEDGKGKSPYDPRHTAASVLIGDELYSGVATDLMGRDFTIFRSLGQRPSIRTEQHDSRWLNEPKFIGAFAVPESENPDDDKVFFFFRETAVEAQGFGKVTYARIGQLCRNDMGGQRSLVNKWTTFLKTRLVCSVPGNDGSETHFDELRDVFLLQTRDRKNPLVYTVFSTSSSVFRGSAVCLYTMNDIRRAFLGPFAHKEGPNYQWVPYQGKVPYPRPGMCPSKTFGSFESTKGFPDNVIQFARHHPLMYNPVTPLGGRPLFLRTGIPYSFTQIAVDRVNAADGHYDVMFIGTDVGTVLKVISVPKGGWSNTELLLEELQVFKDSSSIINMQISSKRQQLYVGSDTGLAQVPLHRCSMYGKACAECCLARDPYCAWDGHACTRYLPNTKRRFRRQDVRNGDPNTLCSGDHQKQRVLEKKLYAVEGSSSFLECIPKSLQAQVTWTYQRHPNNPREELRLDDRILQTDRGLLVRRVLRRDGGVYQCHAMEHGFTQTLLGITLEVVSSTGPAPPVPNSHSPGHSQGHSSTNQKLWYRDFMQLVDHPNLSTVDQICEQVWSRKHSQSGKSMADAANAAPPIDSIQTAHKKWKHLKEVRKGRNRRTHDGRPSLRAPRSAGE